A single Camelus ferus isolate YT-003-E chromosome 3, BCGSAC_Cfer_1.0, whole genome shotgun sequence DNA region contains:
- the LOC102508425 gene encoding LOW QUALITY PROTEIN: putative olfactory receptor 2W6 (The sequence of the model RefSeq protein was modified relative to this genomic sequence to represent the inferred CDS: substituted 1 base at 1 genomic stop codon) yields MERSNESSGDFILLGFSDRPKLEMVLFFVNMLFYFLAVTGNSTIIFLSLLDARLHTPMYFFLSNLSLLDLCYTTSSIPRMLVNLWGPHKTITYVGCVIQLFAFLFVGGIECILLSVMAYDRFVAVCKALHYLTIMQPQLCLXLAAFAWLSGIANSILMSPLTMSLGRCGHRRINHFVCEMPAIIRISCVDTGHVEGLAFFLAIPIVLVPLTTILVSYGFIASAVLRIQSAAGRQKAFNTCSSHLVVVSLFYSTIIYMYMQPGNMASQDQGKFLTLFYCLVTPTLNPFIYTLRNKDVKGATRKVLGKDPCSLLDAGGH; encoded by the coding sequence ATGGAGAGAAGCAACGAAAGCTCTGGAGATTTCATTTTGCTTGGATTCTCTGACCGGCCAAAGCTGGAGATGGTCCTGTTTTTTGTCAACATGCTTTTTTACTTTCTGGCTGTCACGGGCAACTCCACCAtcatctttctctccctgttGGACGCTCGACTGCATACGCCTATGTATTTCTTCCTCAGCAACCTGTCTCTCCTGGATCTCTGCTACACGACCAGCAGCATTCCCCGGATGTTGGTCAACCTCTGGGGTCCACACAAAACCATTACCTACGTAGGTTGTGTCATCCAACTCTTTGCCTTCCTGTTTGTGGGGGGCATTGAGTGCATTCTTCTCTCTgtcatggcctatgaccgctttGTGGCTGTCTGCAAGGCGCTTCACTACCTGACCATCATGCAGCCACAGCTGTGCTTGTAGCTGGCAGCCTTTGCCTGGCTCAGTGGGATTGCTAACTCCATCCTGATGTCCCCACTGACAATGTCCCTGGGGCGGTGCGGTCACCGTCGCATCAACCACTTTGTGTGTGAGATGCCGGCTATCATCCGCATCTCCTGCGTCGACACCGGCCATGTTGAAGGCCTGGCTTTCTTCCTGgccattcccattgtgcttgtgCCTCTCACCACAATACTCGTCTCCTACGGTTTCATTGCAAGTGCAGTGCTACGGATCCAGTCTGCAGCCGGGAGGCAAAAGGCCTTCaacacctgctcctcccacctggtGGTGGTGTCCCTTTTCTACAGCACCATCATCTACATGTATATGCAGCCTGGGAACATGGCAAGCCAGGACCAGGGCAAGTTTCTCACCCTTTTCTACTGCCTAGTGACCCCCACTCTGAATCCCTTCATCTATACACTGAGAAACAAAGACGTGAAGGGGGCCACGAGGAAGGTTCTTGGAAAAGACCCATGCAGCCTGTTGGATGCTGGAGGGCACTGA